The Cohnella abietis genome has a segment encoding these proteins:
- a CDS encoding InlB B-repeat-containing protein — protein MQQVAAAEPSGFQDVRPTDWFYDAAVYVQKNGIFSGTGAGIFSPKGTMTRAMYVTALGRMAGVDVSEYSTSTFADVQKGIWYAPYVEWAVKKGITAGMGDGIFAPDATVSREQMATMTLRYFESYQIPYETSNRVTTRPGDLANVSSWAADAVVKLWQAGVFLGDVNGKFNPHAQASRAEAAVLFMRNNAIVEAWANQNQETPTQTPVPMPTPTPMPTPGPGGNSGNGGGGDEGSTGTEYTLTFESNGGTEIADQKVRQGKALSRLPAPAKEGYIFQGWFRDSDLSLIFAEGSTVTADTKLYAKYIDSVNNAVQSTPSYSKMDVAPGFTIAVNDATGSLTASEVQAGIAFEDTSNPDFAGITVTGKNGLFTVASAADDGLFTEGNTYQLTLTDDNLSFQDQDATTSIYVFSVAKEEVMNIALNPNMKYLRFADVTDMMMNGAEVGSPAIPVITTTVGGSETGLVAANANRGTFAYTGILELQVGDTVAIYEGVRPDLRTVDTTGVDDGDVAYVQITAINGNTYTYDHADAKQVLFKPDVLPVSVEADTDGDPDNGSITVVHTAMNYSDSKYAPLGLDELTTVDVGDFIAFYEGKFGGQDSRVIGYGRITSITPDAEMDIITYTDATEEDIVHIFDVYQKQAIDGDQLLSKEDIAKLEDQIKKQAIASGFVDQAANYLSTLAMETDAFKTQMEVRMLSASKVAGKISVENLTVVPSLGTRVKHIAGQTSGVSASLQIGADIVIRIHEESDLVIHMTGTFLQEISLNLGVNGSTEWGEVCVWVLCIPYPNDYRVTADLDTYTYTGINITAKMATVEHDKLQDALDDWDKAATGGKLGKVRDIATEMQALINGVQDTSVDSAVLKAQYQEMMEKDTDWVPLIKKKLFEKSVRVVFSIIEVNFSAEFVVSANVNLTIGADFNYTTAKRYSATVRVLSFTGTSSTVSLPGDGNYQFTFYVMGSLGLRAGILLELKAGVGSVKLNSIGLSIEAGAYVNLWGYFYYQLKQLNGVQTTKSMGALYVEIGIYLESAVGAQLGDGLLSAKVPIYENTWPLYTVGQQQVIDDFAYSQDEAPELILAGSSSSIEVPQMLFSMSAFDLKTGNTDTLEYGLRYDLFDIRLDGDWNFMSRSTKEKIVIEVINRNLQTSRGSLVITWKGKAPLSFTSQPLKRTIPVIWMARAGDKTLQLDPQNGGVNQLIVAPYRAAIRATTPVYQGYKFDGWYTAASGGTKTTVPSVMPAEDQKLYAHWIANTNTPYTVQHYLIDPNTKTATSPVYTEKRTGTTGTEVRITSDRYKSIGYKDGTVSGVLIKGDGSTVVRLDYYPANRTMTFVGGYTGAPGSSLTEATGKNIAARIPLPTRPGYTFAGWLPDAPSAMPDVDTTYTAKWTAREDTPYQVVYLLQNIGTNTYTVADTELYRGTTDTEASLTNPTRSYEGFTFNGSVPGTVLAAPIAGKGTTVLKLYYMRSSPAMTINYNGSGVATKVVDVPFGATTELYLGTPTRQGHTFTGWLPASLTTMPAQAVEFTAQWTLNTHTVNFNSNGGSAVADQTVGYGSQASEPDEPTKDDLVFGGWYSDSALASDYNFATQVTADLTLYAKWLRSYTVRFDSNGGSEVADQKVNEGVKAAVPGAPTKEGYVFGGWHSDSGLTSRYDFEARTVAANITLYAKWAIAPKNNYTVSFNSNGGTAVAALTVEDGAVATAPGTPTKAGYVFGGWHSDSGLTRPFNFSTTPIETNLTLYAKWTTISYTVSFNSNSGSAVANQSVGYNGKAAAPAAPTRNGYKFVGWYSDAALTTAYNFATVVTANLTLYAKWTAVYTVSFNSNGGSNVAAQTVEYGGTAATPAVPTKTDYTFLGWYSDSSLTIGYIFTTPVTGNLTLYAKWKSNKFTVSFDSDGGSAVESRSVNPGEKLWSAPSKAPRWMGYRFEGWYSDPERTLVYDFTTPVTSDITLYAKWMMTTWLDLGELGENRVIKASNIVFDRRGTPYVAYVNSDSYEIRDFQVFVMKYEEGEWRVVGDLPAAAFYTNDSNHTKKLEITLAMDSEDTLYVAYYGKSQTLIVKKYIGDTWEDVGSIPKAGFGASIAFDKAGTPYMSYIEEVSSTVRYVNVVKYTTGKWVQIDRIKAFSYKTVIALDPSDTPYVFYAFEPSEGAYYRTAVMKYEGVGDVRKDIYPQANQLAHDFSASFALDPDGVPYMFYIEMNGSARARVEKYTGSAWETVGTTVLPAKPHYSAAGADDVSIAFDSEKIPYVAFRDSTQGDRMTVVKYENAAWNPVENAGFSEKVPSGLSIAIDSTDSIYVNYFEMGKNLTVLKYDPYFHQR, from the coding sequence GTGCAACAGGTGGCAGCGGCCGAACCAAGCGGGTTCCAAGATGTTCGACCAACGGACTGGTTCTACGATGCGGCCGTCTATGTCCAGAAGAATGGTATATTCAGCGGAACGGGCGCGGGCATCTTCTCGCCCAAGGGAACGATGACGCGTGCCATGTATGTGACGGCGCTTGGACGAATGGCGGGCGTGGATGTAAGCGAGTATTCCACCTCGACCTTTGCCGATGTGCAGAAGGGCATTTGGTATGCGCCGTATGTAGAGTGGGCGGTTAAGAAAGGGATTACCGCCGGAATGGGCGACGGGATCTTTGCTCCGGATGCAACCGTATCCCGAGAGCAGATGGCGACGATGACTTTGCGGTATTTTGAAAGCTATCAGATTCCCTATGAAACTAGCAATCGCGTAACCACAAGGCCGGGCGATCTCGCGAACGTTTCTTCTTGGGCGGCCGACGCGGTCGTCAAGCTGTGGCAAGCCGGCGTGTTCCTTGGGGATGTAAATGGCAAGTTCAACCCGCATGCCCAAGCGTCTCGTGCGGAAGCGGCTGTTCTCTTCATGCGTAACAACGCGATTGTGGAGGCGTGGGCCAATCAGAATCAAGAGACACCGACGCAGACACCAGTCCCGATGCCGACACCAACCCCGATGCCGACACCCGGACCTGGCGGAAATAGCGGCAACGGCGGCGGAGGAGACGAAGGCAGTACAGGAACCGAATATACGCTTACGTTCGAGAGCAACGGAGGCACGGAGATAGCGGATCAGAAGGTACGGCAAGGGAAAGCGCTGAGCCGCCTGCCTGCCCCGGCGAAAGAAGGGTATATTTTCCAAGGCTGGTTTAGGGACAGCGATTTATCGCTCATCTTCGCGGAGGGCAGCACCGTTACCGCGGACACGAAGTTGTATGCGAAGTATATAGATAGCGTGAATAATGCCGTACAGAGCACTCCCAGCTACTCTAAAATGGATGTCGCTCCGGGCTTCACTATCGCTGTCAACGATGCGACCGGCAGTCTGACTGCGTCTGAGGTACAAGCGGGGATAGCGTTCGAGGATACCTCGAATCCGGATTTCGCGGGGATTACCGTCACCGGAAAGAACGGTCTCTTCACCGTAGCGTCCGCAGCCGATGACGGTCTGTTCACAGAAGGCAACACCTATCAACTGACGTTGACGGACGACAATCTGTCCTTCCAAGATCAAGATGCGACGACGAGCATCTATGTGTTTAGCGTTGCTAAGGAAGAAGTTATGAACATTGCACTTAATCCGAATATGAAATATCTGCGCTTCGCGGATGTCACGGATATGATGATGAATGGCGCGGAAGTAGGTTCGCCTGCAATTCCGGTAATCACGACGACGGTGGGGGGCAGCGAGACCGGTCTTGTCGCGGCGAATGCGAACAGAGGAACGTTCGCGTATACCGGAATCCTCGAGCTTCAAGTTGGCGATACTGTCGCCATCTATGAAGGGGTTCGCCCTGATCTGCGGACGGTAGACACAACCGGTGTCGACGACGGCGATGTCGCCTATGTCCAGATCACAGCGATTAACGGCAACACCTATACCTATGATCATGCGGATGCCAAGCAAGTGTTGTTCAAGCCGGATGTTCTGCCTGTGAGCGTAGAAGCGGATACGGATGGAGACCCGGATAACGGCTCAATCACAGTAGTGCACACCGCGATGAACTACAGCGACAGTAAGTATGCGCCGCTAGGTTTGGATGAACTCACCACCGTCGATGTCGGCGATTTTATCGCTTTCTATGAGGGTAAATTTGGCGGACAGGACTCCAGAGTAATCGGTTATGGACGCATTACGTCGATCACGCCCGACGCGGAGATGGATATCATAACTTATACCGATGCTACAGAGGAAGATATCGTGCATATCTTCGACGTCTATCAGAAGCAAGCGATTGACGGCGACCAACTGCTGTCGAAGGAGGATATCGCGAAGCTCGAGGATCAAATTAAGAAGCAAGCGATAGCCAGCGGATTCGTCGATCAAGCCGCGAATTATCTATCTACTCTGGCCATGGAGACGGATGCATTCAAGACACAGATGGAGGTCAGAATGCTATCGGCCTCAAAAGTTGCAGGCAAAATCAGTGTGGAGAATCTGACCGTCGTACCTTCACTTGGTACGAGAGTGAAGCATATTGCCGGACAAACCTCCGGAGTCAGTGCTTCGCTTCAAATAGGAGCCGATATTGTCATTCGTATCCATGAAGAAAGCGACCTCGTCATCCATATGACCGGTACATTCCTTCAAGAGATCAGCTTGAATCTCGGCGTCAATGGGAGCACGGAATGGGGGGAGGTATGCGTCTGGGTTCTCTGCATCCCCTACCCGAATGACTATCGTGTCACCGCTGATCTGGATACCTATACGTATACCGGGATCAACATTACGGCGAAGATGGCCACCGTCGAACACGATAAGCTGCAGGATGCGCTGGATGACTGGGATAAAGCAGCTACTGGCGGCAAGCTAGGCAAGGTTCGTGACATCGCGACAGAGATGCAAGCGTTAATCAACGGTGTGCAAGATACCTCAGTAGACTCGGCGGTATTGAAGGCACAGTATCAAGAGATGATGGAGAAAGACACGGATTGGGTTCCGTTAATCAAGAAGAAGCTCTTCGAGAAGAGCGTGCGCGTGGTTTTTAGCATCATTGAAGTCAACTTTTCAGCAGAATTCGTAGTCAGCGCCAATGTGAACCTGACGATCGGGGCCGATTTCAACTATACGACGGCCAAGCGCTACTCGGCTACCGTGCGTGTGCTTAGTTTCACAGGCACGAGCAGCACCGTAAGCTTGCCAGGTGACGGCAATTACCAGTTTACGTTCTATGTCATGGGGTCGCTCGGATTGCGGGCGGGCATTCTTCTGGAGCTTAAAGCGGGGGTTGGAAGCGTTAAGCTGAATAGCATCGGGCTGTCCATCGAAGCCGGTGCTTATGTGAATCTGTGGGGGTATTTCTATTATCAGTTGAAGCAATTGAACGGGGTGCAGACCACCAAGTCAATGGGCGCTCTGTATGTAGAAATAGGCATCTATCTGGAGAGCGCAGTAGGCGCCCAATTGGGCGACGGATTGCTCTCGGCCAAGGTGCCGATATACGAGAACACATGGCCGCTGTACACGGTTGGCCAGCAACAGGTTATTGACGACTTTGCCTATTCGCAGGATGAAGCGCCCGAGCTGATCTTGGCGGGCTCCTCGTCATCCATCGAAGTGCCGCAGATGTTGTTCTCGATGAGTGCGTTTGATTTGAAGACAGGCAACACGGATACCCTGGAGTATGGCTTGAGATATGATCTTTTCGATATCCGGTTGGACGGGGATTGGAATTTCATGAGCAGGTCGACTAAGGAGAAAATCGTAATCGAAGTGATCAACAGGAACTTACAGACGAGCCGGGGCAGCCTGGTCATCACCTGGAAGGGGAAGGCGCCGCTGTCGTTCACGTCCCAACCGCTAAAGCGCACGATTCCGGTGATTTGGATGGCCAGAGCGGGCGACAAAACTCTCCAACTGGACCCTCAGAACGGCGGAGTGAACCAGCTTATCGTTGCCCCTTATAGAGCGGCGATCAGAGCGACCACCCCGGTATATCAGGGATACAAGTTTGACGGCTGGTATACGGCTGCTTCCGGCGGCACGAAGACGACGGTTCCGAGTGTCATGCCAGCGGAGGATCAGAAGCTGTACGCGCACTGGATCGCGAACACGAATACGCCGTATACCGTTCAACATTATTTGATAGACCCGAATACCAAAACAGCGACTTCTCCTGTGTATACGGAAAAGAGAACCGGAACAACGGGTACGGAAGTTCGGATCACCTCGGACAGGTATAAGAGTATAGGCTATAAGGACGGTACAGTAAGCGGCGTGTTGATCAAGGGTGACGGCTCGACAGTTGTCAGGCTTGATTACTATCCTGCGAATCGCACGATGACCTTCGTTGGGGGTTATACGGGTGCGCCCGGAAGCTCGCTAACGGAAGCAACCGGCAAGAACATCGCGGCTCGTATACCGCTGCCGACAAGACCGGGATATACGTTCGCTGGCTGGTTGCCGGATGCTCCAAGTGCGATGCCGGATGTGGACACCACGTATACCGCGAAGTGGACAGCGAGAGAGGACACGCCTTACCAGGTCGTATACTTGCTGCAAAATATCGGAACCAACACCTATACGGTTGCGGATACAGAATTGTATCGCGGGACAACCGATACCGAGGCGAGCCTGACGAATCCGACAAGATCCTATGAGGGCTTTACGTTCAACGGCAGCGTTCCGGGGACTGTGCTGGCGGCTCCAATCGCGGGCAAAGGCACAACGGTGCTGAAGCTGTACTACATGCGCAGTAGCCCAGCCATGACGATCAATTACAATGGATCCGGCGTTGCGACTAAAGTCGTTGACGTACCGTTCGGGGCAACGACGGAGTTGTACCTGGGTACTCCGACCCGGCAGGGGCATACATTCACGGGATGGTTGCCCGCTTCTCTGACCACGATGCCCGCCCAGGCTGTCGAGTTCACCGCTCAGTGGACGCTGAACACCCATACGGTGAACTTCAACAGCAACGGCGGTTCGGCGGTGGCTGACCAAACAGTAGGCTACGGCTCTCAGGCAAGCGAACCGGATGAACCGACGAAGGATGATCTGGTGTTCGGCGGTTGGTACAGCGACAGCGCTCTGGCAAGCGACTATAACTTCGCAACACAGGTGACGGCAGACCTCACATTATATGCGAAGTGGCTGCGCAGCTACACCGTGCGATTTGATAGCAACGGCGGGTCGGAGGTGGCTGACCAGAAGGTAAACGAAGGAGTCAAGGCTGCGGTTCCTGGCGCGCCGACGAAGGAAGGCTATGTGTTCGGAGGCTGGCACAGCGACAGCGGCTTGACGAGCCGCTATGACTTCGAAGCGAGGACAGTGGCGGCTAACATTACCTTGTATGCGAAGTGGGCGATTGCTCCCAAAAACAATTACACGGTGAGCTTCAATAGCAACGGCGGCACGGCAGTGGCTGCTCTGACGGTAGAGGATGGAGCCGTGGCTACGGCGCCCGGCACACCGACCAAGGCAGGCTATGTGTTCGGAGGCTGGCACAGCGACAGCGGCTTGACGAGACCTTTCAACTTCTCGACGACACCGATCGAGACTAACCTTACGCTGTACGCGAAGTGGACGACGATCAGCTACACGGTGAGCTTCAACAGCAACAGCGGGTCGGCGGTGGCTAACCAGTCGGTGGGATATAACGGCAAGGCTGCGGCGCCTGCTGCACCGACGAGGAACGGCTACAAGTTCGTCGGTTGGTACAGCGATGCCGCTCTGACAACAGCCTACAATTTTGCGACGGTGGTGACGGCTAACCTTACGCTATATGCGAAGTGGACGGCAGTCTACACGGTCAGCTTCAACAGTAATGGCGGTTCGAATGTAGCCGCCCAGACAGTGGAATATGGCGGCACGGCTGCGACGCCTGCCGTTCCGACGAAGACCGATTATACATTCCTCGGTTGGTACAGCGACAGCAGCTTGACGATCGGCTACATCTTCACAACGCCGGTGACGGGTAACCTCACATTATACGCGAAGTGGAAATCTAACAAATTCACCGTGAGCTTCGACAGCGACGGCGGGTCAGCCGTAGAGAGTCGGTCGGTGAATCCTGGCGAGAAACTATGGTCAGCACCTTCTAAAGCACCGAGGTGGATGGGTTACAGGTTCGAGGGTTGGTACAGCGATCCCGAACGGACGCTCGTCTACGACTTCACGACGCCGGTGACGTCAGACATCACCCTGTACGCGAAGTGGATGATGACAACGTGGCTAGATTTGGGTGAGTTGGGAGAAAATAGGGTGATTAAAGCGTCGAATATCGTGTTCGATCGCCGGGGTACTCCTTATGTTGCTTATGTGAATAGTGATAGCTATGAAATCCGTGATTTCCAGGTATTCGTGATGAAATACGAGGAAGGCGAGTGGCGGGTCGTTGGCGATTTACCCGCTGCCGCATTCTACACCAACGATAGTAATCATACAAAAAAGCTTGAAATAACGCTTGCCATGGACAGCGAGGACACGCTTTACGTTGCTTATTATGGTAAATCCCAAACACTAATCGTGAAGAAATATATCGGAGACACTTGGGAAGACGTAGGGAGTATACCAAAAGCGGGGTTCGGCGCCTCCATTGCCTTCGACAAGGCTGGCACTCCTTATATGTCTTATATCGAAGAGGTTTCGAGCACCGTTCGCTACGTCAATGTGGTGAAGTACACAACTGGCAAATGGGTGCAGATAGATCGTATTAAGGCCTTTAGCTATAAAACAGTCATCGCGTTAGACCCAAGCGACACCCCCTATGTATTCTATGCGTTTGAACCTAGCGAAGGTGCTTATTATAGAACAGCTGTGATGAAGTATGAGGGAGTGGGGGATGTTCGGAAGGATATATATCCCCAAGCAAATCAATTAGCGCATGATTTCAGTGCCTCATTCGCGCTTGATCCAGATGGCGTACCTTATATGTTTTATATCGAGATGAATGGGAGTGCTAGAGCACGCGTGGAGAAATATACGGGCTCCGCTTGGGAGACTGTAGGTACTACCGTACTTCCTGCCAAGCCGCATTATTCGGCTGCTGGGGCTGACGACGTAAGTATCGCCTTCGATAGCGAAAAGATTCCTTATGTTGCTTTTCGAGATTCTACACAAGGCGATAGGATGACTGTGGTGAAATACGAGAACGCAGCTTGGAACCCCGTAGAGAATGCCGGCTTCTCCGAGAAGGTCCCATCAGGCCTAAGCATCGCTATAGACAGCACCGACAGCATTTATGTGAACTACTTTGAAATGGGTAAAAATTTGACCGTACTGAAATACGATCCGTACTTTCATCAACGTTGA